One Panicum virgatum strain AP13 chromosome 9K, P.virgatum_v5, whole genome shotgun sequence genomic region harbors:
- the LOC120651269 gene encoding CASP-like protein 5A3, translating to MRASRPAVHPVEAPPAVAAQAQEQAQAQGHGEGEGVAHPRGVRMKDPPGAPGTPAGLGLRLAQAFFAAAALAVMASTNDFPSVSAFSYLVAAAILQCLWSLSLAFVDIYALLVKRSLRNAQAVCIFTIGDGITGTLTLGAACASAGITVLIGNDLNICAENHCASFETATAMAFISWFALAPSCILNFWSMASR from the exons ATGCGGGCCAGCCGACCGGCGGTGCACCcggtggaggcgccgccggctgtggcggcgcaggcgcaggaGCAGGCACAGGCACAGGGTCATGGGGAAGGGGAGGGCGTCGCGCACCCGCGCGGAGTGCGGATGAAGGATCCGCCCGGGGCGCCGGGAACGCCCGCGGGGCTGGGTCTACGTCTCGCGCAGGccttcttcgccgccgccgcgctcgccgtcaTGGCGTCCACCAACGACTTCCCGTCCGTCTCAGCCTTCAG CTACCTTGTCGCAGCAGCCATTTTGCAGTGCTTGTGGAGCCTTTCATTGGCATTTGTCGACATTTATGCACTTCTTGTCAAGCGATCTTTAAGGAATGCCCAAGCTGTATGTATTTTTACTATCGGAGATGGG ATCACAGGTACACTAACCTTGGGTGCGGCATGTGCATCAGCAGGAATTACTGTTCTCATTGGTAATGATCTCAACATATGTGCTGAGAATCACTGTGCAAGTTTTGAGACTGCCACAGCGATGGCTTTCATAAGCTGGTTTGCACTCGCGCCATCCTGTATCTTGAATTTCTGGTCGATGGCCTCCAGATGA